The following DNA comes from Rhodanobacter sp. AS-Z3.
TAGTGCAGGACTTCACCGGTGTCGACGTTTTCCAGCTCGATGCGGGCGCCGAAGAAGACTTGCTGACGATTGGCTGGTGCGCCTTCGGCCACCTTGAGCAACGGAATGCGTTTGGTCAGGTAGCGGGCGCGGCGATCAATTTCGGCGAGCTGTTTCTTGCGATAGATGTATTCCGCGTTTTCCGAGCGATCGCCTTCGGCAGCGGCGGCCGTGATCGCCCTGACCACTTCCGGCCGCACGGTATGCCACAAGTGGTCGAGTTCGGCCTTCAGTCGTTCGAAACCGGCGCGGGAGATGATCGCGGTGGATCCGGGCGCTGCCGGTCGCCAGCGACTCATGCGAGGCTGGTCAACTTCTGCGACGGTGGCTGGCGCGGAATGATCAGTTGGCTCCTGAACATGGTTGCTGATGTTTCAGCGCTTGCCGCCGAAGATGCCACCGAGCACGCCGCGCAGGATCTGACGCCCGAGCTGACTGCCTGCGGTACGTACCATCTGCTTGCCCATCGTTTCGATCATGCCCTGGCGGCGTTTGGTGCCGAACAGGGCGTCATGGACGGCGCCGCCCCAGCCGGGTTCGGCCGCTTTGTCGCCACTGTTGGCGGGTGCATCGGCGGCAACGGTCGTGGCATCGGCAGCCTTGTCTTCGGCACGCTTGGCAAGCATCTCCGCGGCCGATTCGCGATTGATGGTGGTGTCGTACTTCGCACCCACCGGCGAGCGCTGGCGGATGGTGGTGCGTTCGACGTCGGTAATCGCGCCAATGCGGCAGCACGGCGAAGTTACCAGCACCTGTTCCACCGGCGTCGGCACGCCACCATTGGCCAAGGTGGAGGCCAGCGCTTCACCCACACCGAGTTTGGTGATGGCTTCAGTGACATTGAGTTTCGGATTGACGACGAAGGTTTCTGCTGCCGCTTTCACGGCCTTCTGGTCGCGTGGGGTGAATGCACGCAGCGCGTGCTGGATACGGTTGCCGAGCTGGCCGAGGATCACGCCGGGTACATCATCGGGGTTCTGCGAGCAGAAGTAGACGCCTACGCCCTTGGAGCGGATCAGTCGCACAACCTGTTCCACCCGCTGCATCAGTCCCGGAGTGGCATCGTCGAACAGCAGGTGCGCTTCGTCGAAGAAGAACACCATTTTCGGCTGGTCCAGATCACCCACTTCCGGCAGTTGTTCGAACAGTTCGGACAGCAGCC
Coding sequences within:
- a CDS encoding helicase HerA-like domain-containing protein translates to MTEILIGRNDSASVSLDPHYGNRHGMIAGATGTGKSVSLMVLAEGFSRLGVPCFLADAKGDLAGLAMAAGEPGDKLRARLEKLKLTDWKPQANPVVFWDIYGKLGHPVRATISEMGPTLLGRVLELNDTQEGVLEVVFKAADDQGWLLLDLADLRALLTYAAENAKALSTQYGLISTTSIAAIQRALLKLESDGADQFFGEPALELADLMRQDMSGRGIINVLAADQLIMKPRLYSTFLLWLLSELFEQLPEVGDLDQPKMVFFFDEAHLLFDDATPGLMQRVEQVVRLIRSKGVGVYFCSQNPDDVPGVILGQLGNRIQHALRAFTPRDQKAVKAAAETFVVNPKLNVTEAITKLGVGEALASTLANGGVPTPVEQVLVTSPCCRIGAITDVERTTIRQRSPVGAKYDTTINRESAAEMLAKRAEDKAADATTVAADAPANSGDKAAEPGWGGAVHDALFGTKRRQGMIETMGKQMVRTAGSQLGRQILRGVLGGIFGGKR
- the greB gene encoding transcription elongation factor GreB yields the protein MSRWRPAAPGSTAIISRAGFERLKAELDHLWHTVRPEVVRAITAAAAEGDRSENAEYIYRKKQLAEIDRRARYLTKRIPLLKVAEGAPANRQQVFFGARIELENVDTGEVLHYRIVGPDETDARQGWISIDSPMARALLKRRIDDEFGVELPGGPAEFAIVAVTYED